A single region of the Streptomyces sp. NBC_00425 genome encodes:
- a CDS encoding YggT family protein: MGVVLDVVYIALMVFLIVLIFRLVMDYVFQFARSWQPGKAMVVVLEATYTVTDPPLKLLRRVIPPLRLGGVALDLSFFVLMIIVYILISIVSRL; the protein is encoded by the coding sequence ATGGGCGTGGTCCTGGATGTCGTCTACATCGCGCTGATGGTGTTCCTCATCGTGCTCATCTTCCGGTTGGTCATGGACTACGTCTTCCAGTTCGCCCGCTCATGGCAGCCCGGCAAGGCGATGGTGGTCGTTCTGGAGGCCACCTACACTGTCACCGATCCACCGCTCAAGCTTCTGCGGCGGGTAATCCCGCCGCTGCGTCTCGGGGGCGTGGCGCTCGACCTGTCCTTCTTCGTACTGATGATCATCGTCTACATCCTGATCTCGATCGTGAGTCGGCTGTGA
- a CDS encoding DivIVA domain-containing protein yields MPLTPEDVRNKQFTTVRLREGYDEDEVDAFLDEVEAELTRLLRENEDLRAKLAAATRAAAQNQQNMRKPPEQDQQQGGMQQQGGMQQGGMQQGGMQQQGMPQQGMPPQGMPQQGMRGPGGPVPAGISGPPQQQMGGPMGGPPQLPSGAPQLPAGPGGQGGPQGPGPMGQGPMGPGPMGQGPMGQGPMGQGPMGGQPMQQQMGGPMGGPMGGPMGGPGQGPGGDSAARVLSLAQQTADQAIAEARSEANKIVGEARSRAEGLERDARAKADALERDAQEKHRVAMGSLESARATLERKVEDLRGFEREYRTRLKSYLESQLRQLETQADDSLAPPRTPATASLPPSPAPSMAPAGASAPSYGGNPGMGAPSPAAPSYGGQQQMSPAMTQPMAPVRPQGPSPMGQAPSPMRGFLIDEDDN; encoded by the coding sequence ATGCCGTTGACCCCCGAGGACGTGCGGAACAAGCAGTTCACGACCGTCCGCCTCCGAGAAGGCTATGACGAGGACGAGGTCGATGCCTTCCTCGATGAGGTCGAAGCCGAACTGACCCGCCTGCTCCGTGAGAACGAGGATCTGCGGGCCAAACTGGCCGCGGCCACGCGCGCTGCTGCCCAGAACCAGCAGAACATGCGCAAGCCGCCGGAGCAGGACCAGCAGCAGGGCGGCATGCAGCAGCAGGGTGGCATGCAGCAGGGCGGCATGCAGCAAGGCGGCATGCAGCAGCAGGGCATGCCCCAGCAGGGGATGCCCCCGCAGGGAATGCCGCAGCAGGGCATGCGAGGTCCCGGCGGACCGGTGCCCGCGGGCATATCGGGCCCGCCGCAGCAGCAGATGGGTGGCCCCATGGGTGGCCCGCCCCAGCTGCCGAGCGGCGCCCCGCAGCTGCCCGCCGGTCCCGGCGGTCAGGGCGGTCCCCAGGGTCCCGGCCCCATGGGTCAGGGTCCGATGGGTCCCGGCCCGATGGGTCAGGGTCCGATGGGCCAGGGCCCCATGGGTCAGGGTCCGATGGGTGGCCAGCCCATGCAGCAGCAGATGGGTGGTCCGATGGGCGGCCCCATGGGCGGTCCGATGGGCGGCCCCGGTCAGGGCCCCGGTGGCGACAGCGCCGCCCGTGTCCTCTCGCTGGCCCAGCAGACCGCCGACCAGGCGATCGCCGAGGCCCGTTCCGAGGCCAACAAGATCGTCGGTGAGGCCCGCAGCCGCGCCGAGGGTCTCGAGCGGGACGCCCGTGCCAAGGCCGACGCCCTGGAGCGGGACGCGCAGGAGAAGCACCGCGTCGCGATGGGCTCCCTGGAGTCCGCCCGCGCCACGCTGGAGCGCAAGGTCGAGGACCTGCGCGGCTTCGAGCGCGAGTACCGCACGCGTCTGAAGTCGTACCTCGAGTCCCAGCTGCGTCAGCTGGAGACCCAGGCGGACGACTCCCTCGCGCCGCCGCGTACTCCGGCCACGGCCTCCCTGCCGCCGTCCCCGGCGCCCTCCATGGCTCCGGCCGGCGCAAGCGCCCCGTCCTACGGCGGCAACCCGGGCATGGGCGCGCCGAGCCCGGCTGCCCCGTCCTACGGCGGTCAGCAGCAGATGTCTCCGGCGATGACTCAGCCGATGGCTCCGGTACGTCCGCAGGGTCCCTCCCCGATGGGCCAGGCTCCCTCGCCGATGCGCGGCTTTCTCATCGACGAGGACGACAACTGA
- the ileS gene encoding isoleucine--tRNA ligase encodes MTQYRQVPAQVDLPALEHAVLEFWREQKIFAKSLEQSEGRPEWVFYEGPPTANGMPGAHHIEARVFKDVFPRFRTMRGYHVARKAGWDCHGLPVELAVEKELGFSGKQDIEAYGIAEFNARCRESVLRHTDAFSDLTTRMGYWVDLDDAYVTMDPEYIESVWWSLKEIFDKGLLVQDHRVAPWCPRCGTGLSDHELAQGYETVVDPSVYVRFPLTSGPLAGEAALLVWTTTPWTLVSNTAVAAHPEVAYVVATDGQEKLVVAEPLVAKALGEGWETTGQTFTGAEMERWTYQRPFELVEFPEPAHYVVNAEYVTTEDGTGLVHQSPAFGEDDLKVCRSYGLPVVNPVRPDGTFEESVPMVGGVFFKKADEKLTEDLQQRGLLFRHIPYEHSYPHCWRCHTALLYYAQPSWYIRTTAVKDRLLQENENTNWFPDTVKHGRYGDWLNNNIDWALSRNRYWGTPLPIWRCEDDHLTVVGSRAELTGLTGTDQSGLDPHRPFIDDVTFACPECAKTATRVPEVIDAWYDSGSMPFAQWGYPYKNKDLFEARYPAQFISEAIDQTRGWFYTLMAIGTLVFDKSSYENVVCLGHILAEDGRKMSKHLGNILQPIPLMDQHGADAVRWFMAAGGSPWAARRVGHGTIQEVVRKTLLTYWNTVAFQALYARTSGWAPSGADPAPADRPVLDRWLLSELHALTDQVTQSLEAYDTQRAGKLLSAFVDDLSNWYVRRSRRRFWQGDKAALRTLHEVVETVTKLMAPLTPFITERVWQDLVAPVTPGAPESVHLSAWPEADLSAIDPELSKQMVLVRRLVELGRATRAESGVKTRQPLRRALIAATGFDALSPALHAQITEELNVESLASLSEVGGSLVDTTAKANFRALGKRFGKRVQDVAKAVANADAAALSLALREGTASVEIDGETITLAPDEVIITETPREGWSVASDSGATVALDLEITEELRRAGLARDAIRLIQEARKNSGLDVADRIALRWTATDPGAVDALDGHAGLIADEVLATDFARGEADDTYGAPFTDEALTLTFRLRKA; translated from the coding sequence ATGACGCAGTACCGCCAGGTGCCCGCCCAGGTCGACCTGCCCGCCCTCGAGCACGCGGTGCTCGAGTTCTGGCGCGAGCAGAAGATCTTTGCCAAGAGCCTGGAGCAGTCCGAGGGCCGCCCCGAGTGGGTGTTCTACGAGGGTCCGCCCACCGCCAACGGCATGCCGGGCGCCCACCACATCGAGGCGCGCGTCTTCAAGGACGTCTTCCCCCGCTTCCGCACCATGCGCGGCTACCACGTGGCCCGCAAGGCCGGCTGGGACTGCCACGGCCTGCCGGTGGAGCTCGCGGTCGAGAAGGAGCTCGGCTTCAGCGGCAAGCAGGACATCGAGGCGTACGGCATCGCCGAGTTCAACGCCAGGTGCCGGGAGTCCGTGCTCCGCCACACCGACGCCTTCTCCGACCTGACGACCCGCATGGGCTACTGGGTCGACCTCGACGACGCCTACGTCACGATGGACCCCGAGTACATCGAGTCGGTCTGGTGGTCGCTGAAGGAGATCTTCGACAAGGGTCTGCTGGTCCAGGATCACCGCGTCGCCCCCTGGTGCCCCCGCTGCGGAACCGGCCTGTCCGACCACGAGCTGGCCCAGGGCTACGAGACGGTCGTCGACCCCTCCGTGTACGTCCGTTTCCCGCTCACCTCCGGTCCGCTCGCCGGCGAGGCCGCCCTCCTGGTGTGGACGACGACCCCCTGGACGCTGGTCTCCAACACGGCCGTGGCCGCGCACCCCGAGGTCGCCTACGTCGTGGCGACCGACGGCCAGGAGAAGCTCGTGGTGGCCGAGCCGCTGGTCGCCAAGGCGCTCGGCGAGGGCTGGGAGACCACCGGTCAGACCTTCACCGGCGCCGAAATGGAGCGCTGGACCTATCAACGTCCGTTCGAGCTGGTGGAGTTCCCGGAGCCCGCTCACTACGTGGTGAACGCCGAGTACGTCACCACCGAGGACGGCACGGGTCTGGTCCACCAGTCGCCCGCCTTCGGTGAGGACGACCTCAAGGTCTGCCGCTCCTACGGCCTTCCCGTGGTGAACCCCGTCCGCCCGGACGGCACGTTCGAGGAGTCCGTCCCGATGGTCGGCGGCGTCTTCTTCAAGAAGGCCGACGAAAAGCTCACCGAGGACCTCCAGCAGCGCGGCCTCCTCTTCCGGCACATCCCGTACGAGCACAGCTACCCGCACTGCTGGCGCTGCCACACCGCGCTTCTGTACTACGCGCAGCCGTCCTGGTACATCCGCACCACCGCCGTCAAGGACCGCCTCCTCCAGGAGAACGAGAACACCAACTGGTTCCCGGACACGGTCAAGCACGGCCGGTACGGGGACTGGCTGAACAACAACATCGACTGGGCGCTGTCCCGCAACCGCTACTGGGGCACCCCCCTGCCGATCTGGCGCTGCGAGGACGACCACCTCACCGTCGTCGGCTCCCGCGCGGAGCTCACCGGGCTGACCGGCACGGACCAGTCCGGGCTTGACCCGCACCGCCCGTTCATCGACGACGTCACCTTCGCGTGCCCAGAGTGCGCGAAGACGGCCACGCGCGTGCCCGAGGTGATCGACGCCTGGTACGACTCGGGCTCGATGCCGTTCGCCCAGTGGGGATACCCGTACAAGAACAAGGACCTGTTCGAGGCGCGTTACCCGGCGCAGTTCATCTCCGAGGCCATCGACCAGACCCGGGGCTGGTTCTACACGCTGATGGCGATCGGCACCCTGGTCTTCGACAAGTCGTCGTACGAGAACGTCGTCTGCCTCGGGCACATCCTCGCCGAGGACGGCCGCAAGATGTCCAAGCACCTGGGCAACATCCTGCAGCCGATCCCGCTGATGGACCAGCACGGCGCCGACGCGGTCCGCTGGTTCATGGCGGCCGGCGGCTCCCCCTGGGCGGCCCGCAGGGTGGGCCACGGCACCATCCAGGAGGTCGTCCGCAAGACGCTCCTGACGTACTGGAACACGGTCGCCTTCCAGGCGCTGTACGCCCGGACGTCCGGCTGGGCGCCGAGCGGGGCCGACCCGGCCCCGGCCGACCGCCCGGTCCTGGACCGCTGGCTGCTGTCCGAACTCCACGCCCTCACCGACCAGGTGACGCAGTCGCTGGAGGCGTACGACACCCAGCGCGCCGGCAAGCTGCTCTCGGCGTTCGTGGACGACCTGTCCAACTGGTACGTCCGCCGTTCCCGCCGACGCTTCTGGCAGGGCGACAAGGCGGCGCTGCGCACCCTGCACGAGGTCGTGGAGACGGTCACCAAGCTGATGGCCCCGCTGACCCCGTTCATCACCGAGCGGGTCTGGCAGGACCTGGTCGCCCCCGTCACCCCGGGCGCCCCGGAGTCCGTGCACCTGTCGGCCTGGCCGGAGGCGGACCTCTCGGCGATCGACCCGGAGCTGTCGAAGCAGATGGTCCTGGTCCGCCGCCTGGTGGAGCTGGGCCGCGCCACGCGCGCGGAGTCCGGCGTCAAGACCCGCCAGCCGCTGCGCCGCGCGCTCATCGCGGCCACCGGATTCGACGCGCTCTCCCCGGCGCTGCACGCGCAGATCACCGAGGAGCTGAACGTCGAGTCCCTGGCGTCCCTCTCCGAGGTCGGCGGCTCGCTGGTCGACACCACCGCCAAGGCGAACTTCCGCGCCCTGGGCAAGCGGTTCGGCAAGCGCGTCCAGGACGTGGCCAAGGCCGTCGCGAACGCCGACGCGGCCGCGCTCTCCCTCGCCCTGCGCGAGGGCACGGCCTCGGTCGAGATCGACGGCGAGACGATCACCCTGGCCCCCGACGAGGTGATCATCACGGAGACCCCGCGCGAGGGCTGGTCGGTGGCCTCCGACTCCGGCGCCACCGTCGCCCTCGATCTGGAGATCACCGAGGAGCTGCGCCGCGCGGGCCTGGCCCGGGACGCCATCCGCCTGATCCAGGAGGCCCGCAAGAACAGCGGCCTCGACGTGGCCGACCGCATCGCGCTGCGCTGGACCGCGACCGACCCGGGAGCCGTCGACGCCCTGGACGGGCACGCCGGCCTGATCGCCGACGAGGTCCTCGCCACGGACTTCGCCCGGGGTGAGGCGGACGACACCTACGGCGCCCCGTTCACGGACGAGGCCCTGACGCTGACCTTCCGCCTGCGCAAGGCGTAA
- a CDS encoding TraR/DksA family transcriptional regulator gives MVAKKTAVQQPASGTSTDDPGGAAEDVKAVTAVKSGRSSAAAGTKKPDAKAVTNPDTKAAARKAAARKASAKSGAAPKDASAGETTGKQVAVEETAAKAAAKRTTAGKTASKKAAAPGSAAAKATAKKPAARKAAGAKSVAATSAGRKNTAKKVGAASAAEQTGATTVVAKKTPGTATAAKTAVPKARLAAAEPGELAVRPGEEPWTPEEVEEARTELDSEQARLRAELAASEAALTGLMRDSGDGAGDDQADTGTKNITREHELALAANAREMLIQTEHALERLDAGTYGLCENCGNAIGKARMQAFPRATLCVECKQKQERRY, from the coding sequence ATGGTGGCGAAAAAGACCGCCGTACAGCAGCCGGCGTCCGGCACGTCCACGGACGACCCCGGCGGCGCGGCCGAGGACGTGAAGGCCGTGACAGCGGTGAAGTCCGGTCGGTCGTCGGCCGCCGCCGGGACGAAGAAGCCGGACGCGAAGGCGGTCACGAATCCGGACACGAAGGCGGCGGCCAGGAAGGCGGCGGCCAGGAAGGCGTCGGCGAAGTCGGGCGCCGCCCCGAAGGACGCCTCCGCCGGCGAGACCACCGGGAAGCAGGTGGCCGTGGAGGAGACGGCCGCGAAGGCGGCCGCGAAACGGACGACCGCCGGGAAGACCGCCTCGAAGAAAGCCGCCGCGCCGGGATCGGCAGCGGCGAAGGCCACCGCCAAGAAGCCGGCGGCCCGGAAGGCGGCCGGTGCGAAGAGCGTGGCCGCGACGAGCGCGGGCAGGAAGAACACGGCCAAGAAGGTGGGCGCGGCCTCGGCCGCGGAGCAGACGGGAGCCACGACTGTGGTTGCGAAGAAGACTCCGGGTACGGCCACGGCGGCGAAGACCGCCGTCCCCAAGGCACGCCTCGCCGCGGCGGAGCCCGGCGAACTGGCGGTACGCCCCGGCGAGGAGCCGTGGACGCCGGAGGAGGTCGAGGAGGCCCGCACGGAGCTCGACTCCGAGCAGGCGCGGCTGCGAGCGGAGCTGGCCGCGTCCGAGGCGGCCCTGACGGGGCTGATGCGGGACTCGGGGGACGGCGCGGGCGACGACCAGGCCGACACCGGCACCAAGAACATCACGCGCGAGCACGAACTGGCGCTGGCCGCCAACGCGCGCGAGATGCTGATCCAGACCGAACACGCCCTGGAACGGCTGGACGCCGGCACCTACGGGCTGTGCGAGAACTGCGGCAACGCCATCGGAAAGGCTCGGATGCAGGCCTTCCCGAGGGCCACGCTGTGCGTCGAGTGCAAGCAGAAGCAGGAGCGGCGGTACTGA
- the lspA gene encoding signal peptidase II, whose amino-acid sequence MAEAERVIGTPDTPEAGSEPEQSSGPGEQESAGARPRGKRRIAVLFAVAAFAYALDLVSKMIVVAKLEHHAPIDIVGDWLRFEAIRNAGAAFGFGEAFTVIFTVIATAVIVVIARLARKLYSLPWAIALGLLLGGALGNLTDRIFRAPGVFEGAVVDFIAPKHFAVFNLADSAIVCGGILIVLLSFKGLDPDGTVHKD is encoded by the coding sequence GTGGCAGAGGCGGAGCGCGTCATCGGTACGCCGGACACCCCAGAGGCGGGGTCCGAGCCGGAGCAGTCGTCCGGCCCGGGCGAGCAGGAGAGCGCCGGCGCGCGGCCCAGGGGCAAGCGCCGCATCGCCGTGCTCTTCGCCGTCGCCGCGTTCGCGTACGCACTCGACCTGGTCAGCAAGATGATCGTGGTCGCCAAGCTGGAGCACCACGCGCCGATCGACATCGTCGGGGACTGGCTGCGGTTCGAGGCCATCCGCAACGCGGGCGCCGCCTTCGGCTTCGGCGAGGCCTTCACGGTCATCTTCACGGTGATCGCCACGGCGGTGATCGTGGTGATCGCCCGGCTCGCGCGCAAGCTGTACAGCCTGCCCTGGGCGATCGCGCTCGGTCTGCTGCTGGGCGGCGCGCTGGGCAACCTCACCGACCGGATCTTCCGGGCGCCCGGCGTCTTCGAGGGCGCGGTCGTGGACTTCATCGCGCCGAAGCACTTCGCCGTCTTCAACCTCGCCGACTCGGCGATCGTGTGCGGCGGCATCCTGATCGTCCTGCTCTCCTTCAAGGGACTCGACCCGGACGGGACCGTCCACAAGGACTGA
- a CDS encoding RluA family pseudouridine synthase, whose translation MSTIPEIRTLPVPDGLEGERIDAAISRMFGFSRTKAAELAAAGKVTVDGSVVGKSERVSGGAWLEVEMPQAPAPVQIVAEPVEGMEIVHDDDDVVVIVKPVGVAAHPSPGWSGPTVIGGLAAAGYRISTSGAAERQGIVHRLDVGTSGLMVVAKSERAYTSLKRQFKERTVDKRYHTLVQGHPDPTSGTIDAPIGRHPQHDYKWAVTAEGKPSVTHYDLIEAFRAASLLDVKLETGRTHQIRVHMAAHRHPCVGDLTYGADPTLSKRLHLTRQWLHAVRLGFEHPGDGQWAEFASDYPEDLAKALDQVREETYG comes from the coding sequence GTGAGCACGATTCCCGAGATCCGTACCCTGCCCGTGCCGGACGGCCTGGAGGGCGAGCGCATCGACGCCGCCATCTCCCGCATGTTCGGCTTCTCCCGTACGAAGGCCGCCGAGCTGGCCGCGGCGGGGAAGGTCACGGTCGACGGCTCGGTGGTCGGCAAGTCCGAGCGGGTCAGCGGCGGGGCCTGGCTGGAGGTCGAGATGCCGCAGGCCCCGGCGCCCGTGCAGATCGTCGCCGAGCCGGTCGAGGGCATGGAGATCGTGCACGACGACGACGACGTGGTCGTGATCGTCAAGCCCGTCGGCGTGGCCGCGCACCCGTCGCCCGGCTGGAGCGGCCCCACCGTCATCGGCGGGCTGGCCGCGGCCGGCTACCGCATCTCCACCTCGGGCGCCGCCGAGCGCCAGGGCATCGTGCACCGGCTCGACGTCGGCACCTCCGGGCTGATGGTGGTCGCCAAGTCCGAGCGTGCCTACACCTCGCTCAAGCGCCAGTTCAAGGAGCGCACGGTCGACAAGCGCTACCACACGCTCGTCCAGGGCCACCCCGACCCGACCAGCGGCACGATCGACGCGCCCATCGGCCGTCACCCCCAGCACGACTACAAGTGGGCGGTCACCGCCGAGGGCAAGCCCTCCGTCACGCACTACGACCTGATCGAGGCCTTCCGCGCGGCCTCCCTGCTGGACGTGAAGCTGGAGACGGGCCGCACCCACCAGATCCGCGTGCACATGGCCGCCCACCGCCACCCCTGTGTGGGCGACCTGACGTACGGGGCCGACCCGACGCTCTCCAAGCGGCTGCACCTGACCCGGCAGTGGCTGCACGCCGTGCGGCTGGGCTTCGAGCACCCCGGCGACGGACAGTGGGCGGAGTTCGCCAGCGACTACCCCGAGGACCTGGCCAAGGCCCTGGACCAGGTCCGCGAGGAGACCTACGGGTGA
- a CDS encoding GNAT family N-acetyltransferase: protein MTGTPAYTVRVAEDLADREACFAVRKEVFVGEQGVPEDLEYDEHDAGAVHLLAVREDGVALGTGRLLYGDAAAARTGGDPSVGSLGRLAVTREARGLGVGVALVRAVEEAARARGLTAVDLHAQTRALGFYERLGYTAYGPEDLEAGIPHRSMRRSL, encoded by the coding sequence GTGACCGGCACGCCCGCGTACACGGTGCGCGTCGCCGAGGACCTCGCCGACCGGGAGGCGTGCTTCGCGGTGCGCAAGGAGGTCTTCGTCGGCGAACAGGGCGTCCCCGAGGACCTGGAGTACGACGAGCACGACGCCGGCGCCGTGCACCTGCTGGCGGTCCGGGAGGACGGCGTCGCGCTCGGGACCGGGCGACTGCTGTACGGCGACGCGGCCGCGGCCAGGACCGGAGGCGACCCCTCGGTGGGTTCGCTCGGGCGGCTCGCCGTGACGCGCGAGGCGCGCGGACTGGGTGTCGGGGTCGCGCTGGTGCGGGCCGTCGAGGAGGCGGCACGCGCGCGGGGGCTTACGGCCGTGGACCTGCACGCACAGACCCGGGCGCTGGGTTTCTACGAACGGCTGGGGTACACGGCCTACGGGCCGGAGGACCTGGAGGCGGGCATTCCGCATCGGTCCATGCGGCGTTCGCTGTAG
- a CDS encoding Na+/H+ antiporter yields the protein MDQLALLFVLLLGAVVSVPVGDRFGLPAPVLMTLLGIVLAVLDFVPNVEIPPDLILPLLLPPLLYAAVRRTSWRQFAANVRPIFLLAVALVFVTTVCVAAVAHSIVPGLPVAAAVALGALVAPPDPVAATAVAGQLGLPRRLVSILEGEGLFNDVTAIVLYHVAIAAAVSGTFSPWRAGLDLVLSAVVAVAVGVALGWGANRLLDVLGDTTLQIGLTLLVPYASYVLAEEFHGSGVLAVLTTALFLAEYATDPDDVLTRLAGHTFWDIIDTLVTGVAFGLIGLELHNAIRTASGRWGEMLGWAAVIVAVVVVVRLLWLLPATWLTQRLHARKDHLEDIPTNWRETLVMWWSGMRGVASVALALAVPLKTDDGGPFPDRDEIVFIAFGVIMATLVLQGLTLPWLVKRLDVRSDSDREKAFEKELAVRAAKAAKQRLREIEAAEDLSEELSEQMLRRAFDIGLRISPDVGEDERREGHDQRVRRLKRVRRIQGEMLSAARHEVVAARSEPGADPEIVDRVLRHLDVRSLK from the coding sequence GTGGACCAGTTGGCCCTGCTGTTCGTCCTGTTGCTCGGGGCCGTGGTGAGCGTCCCCGTGGGGGACCGGTTCGGACTGCCCGCGCCGGTGCTGATGACCCTGCTCGGAATAGTCCTCGCGGTGCTCGACTTCGTGCCCAACGTGGAGATCCCGCCGGATCTGATCCTGCCGCTCCTGCTGCCCCCGCTGCTGTACGCGGCGGTACGGCGGACCTCGTGGCGGCAGTTCGCGGCGAATGTGCGGCCGATCTTCCTGCTGGCCGTGGCGCTGGTGTTCGTCACCACGGTCTGTGTGGCCGCAGTGGCCCACTCGATCGTGCCGGGGCTGCCGGTGGCCGCCGCGGTGGCGCTCGGGGCGCTGGTCGCGCCGCCCGACCCGGTGGCGGCGACCGCGGTGGCCGGACAGCTCGGGCTGCCCCGCCGGCTGGTCTCCATCCTGGAGGGCGAGGGGCTGTTCAACGACGTGACGGCCATCGTGCTCTACCACGTCGCGATCGCCGCCGCCGTGAGCGGGACGTTCTCCCCGTGGCGGGCCGGACTCGACCTGGTGCTGTCCGCGGTGGTCGCGGTGGCGGTGGGCGTCGCGCTCGGCTGGGGCGCGAACCGGCTGCTGGACGTCCTCGGGGACACGACGCTGCAGATCGGGCTGACGCTCCTGGTGCCCTACGCCTCCTACGTCCTGGCGGAGGAGTTCCACGGCTCCGGGGTGCTGGCGGTGCTGACCACCGCGCTGTTCCTCGCCGAGTACGCCACCGACCCCGACGACGTGCTGACCCGGCTGGCCGGCCACACCTTCTGGGACATCATCGACACGCTGGTCACGGGCGTCGCGTTCGGGCTGATCGGCCTGGAACTGCACAACGCGATCCGCACGGCGTCCGGTCGGTGGGGGGAGATGCTCGGATGGGCGGCGGTGATCGTGGCGGTGGTCGTCGTCGTACGCCTGCTGTGGCTGCTGCCGGCGACGTGGCTGACGCAACGGCTGCACGCCAGGAAGGACCACCTCGAGGACATCCCGACGAACTGGCGGGAGACCCTCGTCATGTGGTGGTCGGGGATGCGGGGGGTGGCCTCGGTGGCGCTGGCGCTGGCCGTCCCGCTGAAGACCGACGACGGCGGCCCCTTCCCCGACCGGGACGAGATCGTCTTCATCGCGTTCGGCGTGATCATGGCGACTCTGGTCCTCCAGGGGCTGACCCTGCCCTGGCTGGTGAAGCGGCTCGACGTCCGGTCGGACAGCGACCGGGAGAAGGCGTTCGAGAAGGAACTGGCGGTGCGCGCGGCCAAGGCGGCGAAGCAGCGGCTGCGGGAGATCGAGGCCGCGGAGGACCTGTCGGAGGAACTGTCCGAGCAGATGCTGCGCCGGGCCTTCGACATCGGACTGCGGATCAGCCCGGACGTGGGCGAGGACGAGCGCCGGGAAGGGCACGATCAGCGGGTGCGCCGGCTGAAGCGGGTGCGCCGCATCCAGGGGGAGATGCTGAGCGCGGCACGGCACGAGGTGGTCGCGGCGCGCAGCGAGCCGGGCGCCGACCCGGAGATCGTGGACCGTGTGCTGCGGCACCTGGACGTGCGCAGCCTGAAGTGA
- a CDS encoding mechanosensitive ion channel family protein, protein MENLLRPVIVVGGSVMLTVLIGWATDRLLSKADRRHPETPLWGLLRRGRIPYQLVLCAAMLRGSYDEAQLLDDHRVGIGRTLTLVLIGAAAWLVIRIAGAVVETSYSRYARMHRDAARVRRVRTQVSLIMRVVSAVVGVVAAASMLLTFPAMRAAGASLLASAGILGIVAGVAAQSTLSNLFAGLQIAFGDMVRIGDTVVVDGEWGTVEEITLTFLTVRTWDERRITMPVSYFTSKPFENWSRGTPQMTGIVYWHVDHAAPVEAMREKLRDILRECPAWDGRACGLDVTDTTPNTMQVRALVTAKDADDIWTVRVAVREQMIRWLSKEHAYALPRVNTADAALPPGRLPGQSASPDGAARRVHETR, encoded by the coding sequence ATGGAGAACCTGCTCCGCCCCGTGATCGTGGTGGGCGGCTCGGTGATGCTGACCGTCCTCATCGGCTGGGCCACCGACCGCCTGCTGTCCAAGGCCGACCGACGGCACCCGGAGACCCCGCTGTGGGGTCTGCTGCGCCGTGGCCGCATCCCGTACCAGCTGGTGCTGTGCGCGGCGATGCTCAGAGGGTCCTACGACGAGGCGCAACTGCTGGACGACCACCGGGTGGGCATCGGCCGCACCCTCACCCTGGTGCTGATCGGCGCGGCGGCCTGGCTGGTGATCCGCATCGCGGGGGCGGTCGTCGAGACGTCGTACTCGCGCTATGCGCGCATGCACCGCGACGCGGCCCGGGTCCGGCGGGTGCGGACCCAGGTGTCGCTGATCATGCGGGTGGTCTCGGCCGTCGTCGGCGTGGTCGCCGCGGCCTCGATGCTGCTGACGTTCCCCGCCATGCGCGCGGCGGGCGCCTCGCTGCTGGCCTCGGCCGGGATTCTCGGCATCGTCGCCGGTGTGGCCGCACAGTCGACGCTGAGCAACTTGTTCGCCGGCCTGCAGATCGCCTTCGGCGACATGGTGCGCATCGGCGACACGGTCGTGGTGGACGGCGAATGGGGCACGGTCGAGGAGATCACCCTGACCTTCCTGACCGTGCGGACCTGGGACGAGCGCCGGATCACGATGCCCGTGTCGTACTTCACCTCGAAACCCTTCGAGAACTGGTCGCGCGGCACCCCCCAGATGACGGGCATCGTCTACTGGCACGTCGACCACGCGGCGCCCGTGGAGGCGATGCGCGAGAAGCTGCGCGACATCCTGCGCGAGTGCCCGGCCTGGGACGGGCGCGCCTGCGGCCTCGACGTCACCGACACCACGCCCAACACCATGCAGGTGAGGGCCCTGGTCACGGCCAAGGACGCCGACGACATCTGGACGGTGCGCGTCGCGGTCCGCGAGCAGATGATCCGCTGGCTGTCCAAGGAGCACGCGTACGCGCTTCCCCGGGTCAACACGGCGGACGCGGCGCTGCCTCCGGGGCGCCTCCCCGGCCAGTCCGCCTCGCCCGACGGCGCCGCCCGCCGCGTCCACGAGACCCGCTGA